The Methylomicrobium lacus LW14 genome window below encodes:
- the amrA gene encoding AmmeMemoRadiSam system protein A: MNQQQKQLLLDLAKSSILHGLQSGKPLAVDPSALPPELLEPRATFVTLHKDYELRGCIGTLKAVRPLAEDIAENSFAAAFRDYRFPPLTADEFEQLEIHLSILTPPEPITFGSEEDLLRQLRPGVDGLIIEEGARRGTFLPSVWEQLPDAEQFLRHLKQKAGLPADYWSDTVRVYRYQAERIG; the protein is encoded by the coding sequence ATGAATCAGCAACAAAAACAACTACTGCTCGATCTGGCGAAGAGCTCGATCCTTCACGGCCTGCAATCCGGCAAGCCGTTGGCGGTCGATCCGTCCGCTTTGCCGCCGGAATTGCTGGAGCCGCGCGCGACCTTCGTGACCCTGCATAAAGATTACGAATTGAGGGGCTGCATCGGCACGCTGAAGGCGGTGCGGCCGCTGGCCGAGGATATTGCCGAAAACTCGTTTGCGGCCGCATTCAGGGATTACCGCTTTCCGCCGTTGACCGCCGACGAGTTCGAGCAGTTGGAAATCCATTTGTCGATCCTGACGCCGCCCGAGCCGATCACGTTCGGTTCGGAAGAGGATTTGCTCAGGCAGCTTCGGCCCGGCGTGGACGGCTTGATCATCGAGGAGGGCGCGCGGCGCGGGACTTTCCTGCCGTCGGTCTGGGAACAGTTGCCCGATGCAGAGCAGTTTCTCCGGCATCTGAAACAAAAGGCCGGGCTGCCGGCCGATTATTGGTCGGATACCGTGCGGGTATATCGGTATCAGGCAGAAAGGATTGGTTGA
- the mnmE gene encoding tRNA uridine-5-carboxymethylaminomethyl(34) synthesis GTPase MnmE, giving the protein MLIDFKDTIAAIATPPGNGGVGIVRISGSLVSEIAGQLLAKPLAPRLAQYTPFLDADRTLIDSGIALYFPGPHSYTGEDVLELQGHGGSVVLDMVLRRVLSLGARVANPGEFTERAFLNNKLDLAQAEAVADLIESSTEQSARSAQMSMQGVFSTLINDLVDELTALRTYVEAAIDFVEEEIDFLSDGVVENRITALLGRIEQIQQTAKQGRLLRDGMTVVLAGKPNAGKSSLLNALAGFEAAIVTDIAGTTRDVLRERIQLDGMPLHIIDTAGLRDSDNPVEQEGIRRAHAEIRKADLILLLIDARDPDDEAIRQTLPDNIPLTEVYNKIDLLGRAPEMIETAAGTQIYLSIKTGEGMDFLARHLKQSVGFNDRAEHVFIARRRHLEALSLGHAFVESALYQLQANRAGELVAEDLRQAQNALAEITGQFTSDDLLGKIFSSFCIGK; this is encoded by the coding sequence GTGCTGATCGATTTTAAAGACACCATCGCAGCGATTGCGACACCGCCGGGCAACGGCGGTGTCGGCATCGTCAGAATTTCCGGCAGTCTCGTCAGCGAGATTGCCGGCCAACTGCTCGCCAAACCCCTGGCGCCGCGACTGGCGCAATACACCCCCTTCCTGGATGCCGACCGGACCCTCATCGATTCCGGCATCGCGCTGTATTTTCCAGGCCCCCATTCCTATACCGGCGAAGACGTGCTCGAACTTCAGGGCCACGGCGGCTCGGTCGTGCTCGACATGGTGCTGCGCCGCGTGCTGTCGCTCGGCGCTCGGGTCGCAAATCCCGGCGAATTCACCGAACGCGCGTTTTTAAACAACAAACTCGATCTGGCGCAGGCCGAAGCGGTCGCCGACCTGATCGAAAGCAGCACCGAACAATCGGCGCGTTCCGCGCAGATGTCGATGCAGGGCGTATTCTCGACGCTGATCAACGACTTGGTCGATGAATTGACGGCGCTGCGCACCTATGTCGAGGCCGCGATCGATTTCGTCGAGGAAGAGATCGATTTTCTGAGCGACGGCGTCGTCGAAAACCGCATCACCGCCTTGCTCGGCCGGATCGAGCAAATCCAGCAAACCGCCAAGCAGGGCCGCCTGCTCCGCGACGGCATGACGGTCGTATTGGCCGGCAAGCCGAACGCCGGAAAATCGAGCCTGTTGAACGCCTTGGCCGGCTTCGAGGCCGCGATCGTGACCGACATCGCCGGCACCACCCGCGACGTGCTGCGCGAAAGGATTCAACTGGACGGCATGCCGCTGCACATCATCGATACCGCGGGGCTCCGGGACAGCGACAATCCGGTAGAGCAGGAAGGCATCCGCCGCGCCCACGCCGAAATCCGCAAGGCCGACCTGATCCTGCTGTTGATCGACGCCCGCGACCCGGATGACGAAGCGATTCGGCAAACCCTGCCGGACAATATTCCGCTCACCGAAGTCTATAACAAGATCGATCTGCTCGGCCGCGCGCCGGAAATGATCGAAACGGCCGCCGGCACGCAAATTTATCTGTCGATCAAAACCGGCGAGGGCATGGATTTCCTGGCTCGCCACCTCAAACAAAGCGTCGGTTTCAACGACCGGGCCGAACACGTCTTCATCGCCCGCCGCCGCCACCTCGAAGCGCTTAGCCTGGGCCACGCCTTCGTCGAAAGCGCGCTCTACCAACTGCAAGCCAACCGCGCCGGCGAACTGGTCGCCGAAGACCTGAGACAGGCGCAAAACGCACTGGCCGAAATCACCGGGCAATTTACGTCCGACGATTTGCTCGGCAAGATTTTCTCCAGTTTCTGCATCGGAAAATAA
- the yidC gene encoding membrane protein insertase YidC — MDNIRFLLIFSFGLLVFMLYQQWQIDYGPKPAVPQAVESVAANLKEGLPTVSGETAPAAANAPAQASMAAVASAPASKTVKIKTDVLALEIDLLGGTIQNLDLLAYPVQQSNTIVDAARRLIGFEAETIDSNPVRLFNAAQDKYFIAQSGLISSQGSVSAANHLTVFASSQDSYTLQDGQDSLTVPLTWTDSNGLTVTKAFTFTRGSYEIKLAQKIDNASAQPWSGRQYSQLLRTPLKENSGSALAGGMRAYNGGVVYTEKDKYKKIDFDDMREEVLDAGTKGGWAAFIQHYFASAWIPPAEQDNHFYTKWLQEDDRYVIGSYSPVVTVPANGSANLTASLFAGPKIQPVMEKVAKGLELTVDYSVLTFIGKPIYSLLNKIHSFTHNWGLAIIGVTFCIKLLMFPLTQASFRSMAKLRKVQPRLKELQERFADDRMRLNQEMMVLYKKEQVNPLGGCLPLLLQIPVFMCLYWVLGETVEFRQAPFVLWLQDLSVQDPFYILPLIMGLTMKIQQGLNPAPVDPVQAKVIKLFPIIFTIFFLFFPAGLVLYWVVNNTLSICQQMYITKQIEKAGLAS, encoded by the coding sequence ATGGATAATATAAGATTTCTTCTCATCTTTAGCTTTGGCCTGCTGGTCTTCATGCTGTACCAGCAATGGCAGATCGATTACGGCCCGAAGCCGGCCGTGCCTCAGGCGGTAGAAAGCGTCGCGGCGAACCTCAAGGAAGGCTTGCCGACCGTAAGCGGCGAGACGGCTCCAGCGGCCGCCAATGCACCGGCGCAGGCCAGTATGGCCGCTGTCGCGAGCGCGCCTGCTTCCAAGACCGTCAAGATCAAAACCGACGTGCTGGCGCTCGAAATCGACCTTTTAGGTGGCACGATCCAGAACCTGGACCTGCTCGCTTACCCGGTTCAGCAAAGCAATACGATCGTCGATGCCGCGCGCCGTTTGATCGGTTTCGAAGCGGAAACGATCGACAGCAATCCGGTGCGCCTCTTCAATGCCGCCCAGGATAAATACTTTATCGCGCAAAGCGGTCTGATCTCGAGTCAAGGCTCCGTTTCGGCGGCGAACCATCTTACGGTCTTTGCCAGCAGCCAGGACAGCTATACGCTGCAAGACGGCCAGGACAGCCTGACCGTGCCGTTGACCTGGACCGACAGCAACGGCCTGACCGTGACCAAGGCGTTTACCTTTACGCGCGGCAGCTACGAAATCAAACTCGCGCAAAAGATCGACAACGCGTCCGCCCAACCCTGGAGCGGCAGACAGTACAGCCAATTGCTCAGAACGCCGCTCAAGGAAAACAGCGGCAGTGCGCTGGCAGGCGGCATGCGCGCCTATAACGGCGGCGTGGTCTATACCGAAAAAGATAAATATAAAAAGATCGACTTCGACGACATGCGCGAAGAAGTGCTCGACGCCGGTACGAAGGGCGGCTGGGCGGCGTTTATCCAGCATTATTTCGCCTCCGCCTGGATTCCGCCCGCCGAGCAGGACAACCATTTCTATACCAAATGGCTGCAGGAAGACGACCGTTATGTGATCGGCTCGTACTCGCCGGTGGTGACCGTGCCGGCAAACGGCTCGGCAAATCTGACCGCAAGTTTGTTTGCCGGTCCGAAGATTCAGCCGGTCATGGAAAAGGTCGCCAAAGGCCTGGAACTGACCGTGGATTACAGTGTGCTGACATTCATCGGCAAACCGATCTACTCGTTGTTGAACAAGATTCACAGCTTTACCCACAACTGGGGACTTGCGATCATCGGCGTAACCTTCTGCATTAAACTGTTGATGTTCCCGTTGACCCAGGCCAGTTTCCGCTCGATGGCGAAGCTGCGCAAGGTTCAGCCGCGTCTGAAAGAACTGCAAGAGCGTTTCGCGGACGACCGCATGCGCCTGAACCAGGAAATGATGGTGCTGTACAAGAAGGAGCAGGTCAATCCGCTCGGCGGCTGCTTGCCGCTGTTGTTACAGATTCCGGTGTTCATGTGTCTGTACTGGGTGCTCGGTGAAACGGTCGAATTCCGTCAGGCGCCGTTCGTTCTCTGGCTGCAGGATTTGTCGGTGCAGGATCCTTTCTACATCCTGCCGCTGATCATGGGCCTCACGATGAAGATCCAGCAGGGCCTGAATCCGGCTCCGGTCGATCCGGTGCAGGCAAAGGTGATCAAGCTGTTCCCGATCATCTTCACGATCTTCTTCCTTTTCTTCCCGGCGGGTCTGGTGCTGTACTGGGTGGTCAACAATACCTTGTCGATCTGCCAACAAATGTACATCACCAAGCAAATCGAGAAAGCCGGTCTTGCATCATAA